The following nucleotide sequence is from Mucilaginibacter sp. cycad4.
TTATTGAAAAACACAACGGCAACATTACGCGCGCAGCCAAAGAGCTTGGCCTTACCCGCACCGCCTTATACCGAAGATTAAGCAAATATGATATTTAACCGTTACGAATGGCGGCTCCTGCTGCGTGTATTCTTGTTACTAATTGTACTTACTGTTACGGCCTTTGTTATCGTAAACCTTGGCCAGCTTTTGTATCTCGTGATCCTGCTGCCGCTTGTTGCTTATTCGGTGGTGGATATGATCCGTTTTCAGAAAAAAGCACAGGATGAAGTAAACCAGTTTGTAGAATCAATCCATTACCGTGATTTTTCCCGCCATTTTGATGTACGCAAGGCCCCTAATGAGCTTAAGCCCCTGCGTAAAGGTTTTAACGATATCAATACTACATTTAAACTGATAAGCCGCGAACGTGAAACCCAATACCATTACCTGCAAAAAATCCTTGAACTGGTTGATACAGGTATTTTATCCTACGAGGAAGAAACCGGCGAAACCGGATGGATCAATGAGGCTTTTAAAACCATTATAGGCATCCCTTATCTTAAAACTGTACACTCGCTCGAAAAGCGTGAGCCATCATTATATGCTGAACTTATCAAGCTCAAACCCGGCGACAGCAAGATCATCACGGTTACCCGCAACCAGCAGCAAGTTAAGATCCTGGTGAACGCCAGCCTGATGCGCAGCGATGATAAATTATACAAGTTAATAGCCTTTCAAAACGTGAATGAGGCTTTGGATGAAACGGAATCGAAAGCATGGTCGAAACTGCTTAATGTAATGACACATGAGATCATGAATTCTGTAGCCCCTATCTCCTCGCTGGCCGATACGCTCAAAAACCGCCTGCAAAGCCCTGATATTGCCGAAAGTCTGCCCCATAGCGATCTGGAGGATATTGAGCTCGGCATCGATACCATCAAGCGCCGCAGCGAGGGACTGCTTAAGTTTACCGAAAGCTATCGCAGCCTCAATAAGATCACCAAACTTGATCTGAACAAGATCATGGTACGCAATATCTTTGAAAACCTCAACAGCTTAATGACGCCTACCCTGGAGAAAAAGAAGATTGAGCTGGAGATCATCCTGCGAGATCCGGCACTTGCCATTGAAGCTGATATTAACCTCATCGAACAGGTGATGATCAATTTGCTGGTTAACGCTATTGAAGCCGTAAAAGAACGTGAAGCCCCACGCATAACCCTTACAGCTGAAGTTCAGGGCGGCAAAACTTTTGTAAAAGTAATTGATAATGGCTTAGGCATGCCTCCCGAACTGCTCGACAAGATTTTTATCCCATTCTTCAGTACCCGCAAAACCGGCAGTGGCATCGGGCTGAGCCTTTGTAAACAGATCATGCTGCTGCACAAAGGCAATATCCAGGTACAATCAACTGAAGGCAAGGGATCAGCGTTTATATTATCTTTTGTATAGACCGCCCCCCGGCGCCCTGAAGGGGGAGTTTTGATTAGCATCCTTTATATGACATTCGGAAAACTTACGAAGTTTCCAAAACTTCGTAAGTTTGGTTCAGCAGCATCTATTTCATGGATTACAAAGGCAAGATTCTCGCCATTTCCGGTAGTTTAAGATCAGGCTCATCTAATCACCATATTTTGAGGTTTTTAGGCGGCCTGGTTCCGACTGATATAAGCTATTTTATGTACGACAGGCTGGCTGACATCCCACCGTTTGATCCGGGACTTGACCATGAGCGCCCGCCGGAAGCTGTTTCAGAGCTGCGAAGTTTTATGAAAAATGCATCAGGCATTGTCATTTGCACCCCAGAGTATGCATTCGGGGTTCCTGGTCAGCTTAAGAACATGTTGGATTGGATGGTTTCGAGCAGTTCGCTGGTTGATAAACCGATGGCCTTGATCACTGCTTCATCGGTTGGGAGTCACGCGCATGCGGCTTTGCAGTTAACCCTTGGGGCACTTTCGGCAAAAATGATCGATAATGCAACTTTGCTTATTCCTTTCATCAGGAGTAAAATTGATGCTGAAGGGAATATTACAGACCTCGAAACTGACAGGGCTTTGCGGGATGTAATGAAGGTGTTTTTGGAAGCGTTATCGTCATAAAAAACACAGAACGTCATGCTGAATTTATTTCAGCACCCCATAGCACAGGTAGACGGCCCGATTAGTAGGCGGCTTAGCAAATGAGGTGCTGAAATAAATTCAACATGACTAATAATTTTTATCACTCTACCCCCAATTCCCTCATCAACCTGCCCACCGTCTCTTTCAATTCAGCAATTTCCTGTTCTGCTTTAACCAAACGAATCTCCAGTGCCGATGTCGACGAACGGCTGGTAGGTTCATCAGCAAAATCATCGTCATTAATTTCAGGTGTTCCGCCTAATAAATGCGCGTACCGAACTTCCTTTTGGCCCGGGCGTTTTGGCAACTGTACTATATATGGCGTTTCTCCCCCGGCTAATTTATCCAGGATCTCCTGCACCTCTTCTATGGAATCAAACTCGTACATGCGGCCGCTGTTGGTATTCAGCTCACCGGGTGTTTGAGGGCCACGAAGGATCAGCAGGCAAATCAGCGCTACCTCCGACGGTATCACCGGGAATACTATAGCAAAATTGTGTTTGTATTTAACATTACGGATAGAACCACCGGTAGCGGTGGATGTCAACCCGCGTCTTTTCAACGAGTTAAGGGCGTTGATAACGGTATCATCATCATAATTAACAACCGGCTTGCGCGATGTTTTTTGGTTACATGCCGCCACCAGTCCGTTAAGGGTCATAGGATAATAATCGGGCGTTGTTTTGGCTTTTTCCATTAAAGTACCAAGTACACGTAGTTCTTCGGCGTCAAGTACGGGTAAAGTTTGCGGTGAATCCATGGGGCTAAATATAAGCAGGTTTTTATAGCGTCAAAAAAAATTGCTAATTTTCTGAATGCTAAAATCATTAGGATTTAAATAATAACACCAAAATAGTTTACTTTGCATTTCAATGTCTTTATTCATTACATCATTAAATTCGGGAAGTAATGGCAATTGCTATTACGTGGGGAACGATCAGGAGGCTATATTGGTTGATGTAGGCATTTCATGCCGCGAAACTGAAAAACGCATGGCCAGGCTGGGCTTATCCATGCAAAAGGTAAAAGCCATTTTTGTATCGCATGAACATTCTGATCATATTCGTGGTATACCGGTATTAGCCAAAAAATACCAGTTGCCGGTGTATATTACCCCCGGTACATTGATGCACCTTAGTGGTGTTGATCATTTTAAAGTTCATCACCTTAGCGCATTTCAAACAGTTATTATAGGCGGCCTCGAAGTAACATCCTTTCCCAAAATACATGATGCATCCGAACCGCATAGTTTTATGGTAAGCTGCCGCGATGTTAAGGTAGGCGTGTTTACCGACCTGGGAATAGTGTGCGACCAACTGATCCGCTACTTTAGCCAGTGCCACGCTGCTTTTTTGGAAGCCAATTATGATGATGACATGCTGGATAAAGGCGGTTATCCTTATTACTTAAAACAACGCATTCGCGGCGGTAAAGGGCATTTATCAAATAAACAGGCGCTGGGTTTATTCATGACGCACCGACCGCCGCACATGACACATCTATTGCTCTCACATCTTTCTAAAAACAACAACGATCCGAAACTGGTAGAAGACCTCTTTACCAACTGCGCAGATGGCATCAATATTATCGTTGCTTCAAGGCACCAGGAAACACCGGTTTATTATATCAGCAGCACAGTTATTCAGACTGAGCCTTTAGGACAGCTGGGGCTTGGATTTTAATCAGGCGATATCATTATCGGCCAGGTTCTGCGAAAACATGGTGCTTAACATTTTATAAAGCTCCGGATGTTTGTGCTTTAGTTCGGCAGGCTTTTGGAAAAAGTATTCGGAAACAACAGCTAAAAACTCAGCTTCGTTAGTGATAGCATAGGGGTTAATATCTGAACGCCCGGCTTCAATTTTATGAATTTCCTGGTGGATCATTTTAAGCCATGGCAATACATATTCGTGAACAAGCAGATTTTCGGGCACACCATCGGTAGCACCATCTGATTTATCAAGCAGGTGTACAAACTCATGAATGGCCGTATTCTCTTTTCCTGCCGATTTACTGAAACCTTTTGTTAAAGCAGCTCTCGAAAGGATCATCTGTCCGTTCATGTAACCTGAACCTACCATTCCTAAAATGCTCCGGTTTTCGCCCTCAAACTGAAACTCATTATCAAAGGTATCGGGGTAAAGGATCACGTTGGTAAGGTTTCGGTATTTCCAGTCGCTGAAGCCAAATATCGGGATTACAGCGCTTGCGGCAATCATGATCCTATCCTCATCGTTCACAGTTGTGCCAACGCCCTCGATAGTTATGTTAGCTAAAAATGCGACAACCTTTTGTTCAAAAAGAAGTTTTTGAGTAATGTTGAGATGCCGGTAATAAGGAATATGCTGCTCTAAAAGCGATTTATAATTCAATACGGCAGCAGGCGTTTCATTTACCACTTTCTTTTTATTGAGGAAAAAGAATACCGCAAGTGCAATTACGATCAAAACCAGGATAGGAACCATTTTATTTGCAGACAGGTAAAGGTGTAAAGCTAATTATAAAATAAAGTAAAACAACAGCATGAACAAAGCCGCTATCAGGGTATTTAAAAAATTCACTGTGTTATTATTTATCAAGCCCTTTCTTTCTAATACAGCACCTAACACAGAATCAGCCAAATTTCCCAGCGTGCCGGCAACAACTATCCAGATCAGGTTTGCCGTCCACCCAATGCCTATGACATAAACGGCGGTTATTATAACAGAACCCATTATACCAATTAAAGTGCCTTCCATACTGATCACGCCGTCGAGCCCGCGTACGTCCGGCTTCAGGGTTATGATATTGAAGAAACGCTTGCCATAAACCATGCCCAGTTCTGACGAAAGTGTATCAGCCGTAGCTGAAGCAAAACTGGCAGCCATCATTAATTGTAATGTATAAGTATGCACCGGAAAAAGCATGATCAAAATTCCGCATAAGGCAGCGGTACCTGCATTGGCCAAAACCTGCCCGGCTGTCCTTCCGCCTTTTTCAGCGGCATTTAGGTCCTGCTTAACTTTGCTTTGAACCGAGGTAGCTGCCGAGCCTAAAATAAAGAAGGTGGTCATCATGGCTAAACCTGTAAAGCCGGCACCTGCGAATACCAGGATGGCAACAGCGGCACCGGTTAATGCTGCTATAACAGTTAGCTTATTGGCCAATATACTGTATGCTACACCAGCTATCAAAATAAGGGTCAACAAACCATAACTTAACCACATAGCCAACCAAAGAGATTAATGTGGCGCTAAATTAAACTTTCAATTCATACTTTTGGGCACATGAAAGATATACTGGGACAGGCCATACATGATCATTATCATCAATCAGCTAATCATAAACTTTGGATCAATAATCAATATGGCCCTAAAGAGGAAATGCCCATTGATATTTACTTTAGGGATGAGGATGACATGCCCGATATTGAATGGCTGGCCATGAACGAATGCCGCGGAACCGTACTGGATATTGGCGCAGGTGCGGGCAGTCATGCTTTAGTATTGCAGCAACGTGGCTTTGATTGCACCGCACTTGATATTTCCCCGTTAGCCTGTGAGGTAATGAAACTGCGCAATGTAAACAAAGTAATTAAAGGTGATATTTTTGTTTATGACGAACACAAGTACGATACCCTGCTTTTGCTCATGAACGGGATTGGCCTTACCGGGACGCTTGAAAACCTGAAAGTATTTTTACAACACATTAAACTGTTGCTTAATCCCGGCGGGCAGGTCCTGTTCGACTCATCGGATATCGCTTATTTGTACGAAGATGGCTTGCCTGAGAACGGCTATTACGGAGAGCTGCTTTACCAATACCAATACAATCGCCAAAAAACCGACTGGTTCCCATGGTTATATGTTGATGAAAAAACATTAGAACCTATTGTTAACGAAGCCGGTTTTGGCATGGAAGTTTTGCTGGAGGATGAGTTTAAACAATACCTGGTAAGGTTGACGCAAAAGTAAATAAGCCCCACCCAACCCTCCCCGGAAGAGAGGGCCTTAAAAAAGTCTCTCAACCGTGGGAGATTTAGAGGAGGCCAAATCAGATCAATAAGCTATTTTTGCCTAAAGCGAATCAACCAATGAAGAAAGCCATTACCCATATCCTCGCCGGCAGGGAAAAGAAGATCACTGCCGAAGAAACTGTTCGCCAGCCTTTGCCACACAAGGATTTTCGCTTTGCAAATCCTTTTATTGTATTGCACCACATGGGCCCCGAAGTAATAGAACCCGGCCAAACCTTACGGATCCATCCGCATCCGCATCGTGGTTTTAGCCCTTATACCATTATGCTGCAGGGCGAAGGTTACCATAAGGACAATGCGGGTAACGACGAGATCATCAAAGCTGGTGGTGTGCAATGGATGTTTGCAGGCAAAGGCATTATGCATAGTGAAGGCCCCACTCCGGAACTGCTGCAAAAAGGCGGCGTTCAGGAACTCATTCAGCTTTGGATCAATGCCCCCAAAAGTAAAAAATGGGATGAGCCGTTTTACCAATCGGCCAATGCAGACCAATTACCCAAAGTATTTGCAGGTGAAGGCCTCGATTTTAACCTTGCCAGCGGCGAATATGGGGGCAAAACCGGACCTATCCAAAACTTCACCCCGGTTATTTCCATCGTAGGAAAGATGGCGGCAGGTAAAGAGGTAAATTTCAAAGCGACACCTGGCTACTGGACATTACTTTATATTATAAAAGGAAGCGTTGATGTAAACGGTACAACCGTTACTCAATTTAACCTCATTGTGTTTGAAAAAGACAATGACAAGATCTCTGTAAAGGCGACCGAAGATTCGCAGGTATTATTCCTCTCTGCAGAGCCGATTAATGAACCGGTATCAGCTAAAGATAATTTTGTAATGAATACGCCCGCAGAAATTGAGCAAGCGCTTGCCGATTACCAAAACGGCGTGTTCGGTACATTGAACTATTAGATCCATAATAACTTTTGGTTATCAGAGATTGCACTTTATGATAAGAACCCGGCGATAATTTCATACACCTTTGTATCATCAAAACAAAGGAAATGAATACCCCACATCAATTAAACAATACCGGCGGCCTGCTATTGAATATCAATGAAAATGCCCGCAAAATTATATTCGCAGTTTGTATTGTATTGTGCCTGATGCCTTTTATGAGCCCGGCAGTAGCATTGCTTTTGGGCTTGGTAATAGCGCAATGTTCCGGCCACCCCTATCTGCACGTTAATCATAGAGCAACCCATATTTTATTGCAGGTTTCAGTAGTAGGCTTAGGTTTCGGCATGAATGTACACAGCGCATTGCAAGCCGGCAAGGAAGGTATCCTGTTTACCATCGCTTCCATAACCGGAACTTTGCTCTTCGGTACACTCATGGGCAAATGGCTAAACATCGAGAAAAAGACATCTTTTTTGATCGCTTCAGGTACAGCCATTTGCGGAGGGAGCGCCATCGCAGCCATTTCGCCGGTTATTAAAGCCGAAGAAAAACAAATCTCTGTAGCGTTAGGTTGCGTATTCATCCTCAACTCAATAGCCTTGTTTATTTTCCCGCTGATAGGCAATTATCTTAATTTATCACAAACTCAGTTTGGATTATGGTGCGCCATTGCCATACATGATACCAGTTCGGTGGTGGGTGCAGCAAGTAAATATGGTGCCCATGCACTGGAAGTAGCAACTACTGTGAAACTGGCAAGGGCTTTATGGATCATCCCGGTAGCATTTCTATCCACCTTTCTGTTCAGGAACCGGTCAAAAAAAGTAAGCGTACCTTATTTTATTGGCTTATTCATATTGGCTATGATTGCTAATACCTATATACCCCTTATAAAGGTGGTAAGCCCGTTTATAATCAACATAGCAAAAGCTGGTTTAACGCTTACCCTATTCTTGATAGGGGCGGGCCTTTCGCGCAGGGTTTTGGTATCGGTTGGGTTAAAGCCGCTTTTGCAGGGAGTAGCGCTTTGGATTGCGATATCTGGCGCAGCATTGTATGCGGTTATGCATTTAGCTTAATTATAAGGCACTAAATATTACTCCATCACCATTGAATATCAACATGTAAAAAAAAGATAGTTTAACTTCATCTTTGTTTTTTGCAAAAGTTCAGGTATTCGCAACCTGTTTATTATAAATCCTTTTGTGTTAAGGTAGTTTAGCAAAAATTATCTATTTTTACGCCGTATTTAGCATTAAATACCTTTAATATTAAACTTTAACCTTATCATTTCCCAGTTGTTTCTATATGAAGAAACTGTACGCCGTATTAATCTTATTGTTTGTAATTACCTCTTTCAGTAATGTATTTGCTCAAACAAGAATAACGGAAACCTTACCAAAAACACGTAATATTATTCAAAACCTGCCTGAGCCTGCAAAACCCGCAGCACCGATAATAAGTTACGGCAACGGCCTTCACATTTATGAAATTGGGAAACCGATAGAACCATTAAAAGTAACCAATACCGGCGGCGCCATTCCTTTAACCAGCTTATTTTCCCAAACAAGTACAATAGGCGGTAATAATCTATATGGTT
It contains:
- a CDS encoding MBL fold metallo-hydrolase; this encodes MSLFITSLNSGSNGNCYYVGNDQEAILVDVGISCRETEKRMARLGLSMQKVKAIFVSHEHSDHIRGIPVLAKKYQLPVYITPGTLMHLSGVDHFKVHHLSAFQTVIIGGLEVTSFPKIHDASEPHSFMVSCRDVKVGVFTDLGIVCDQLIRYFSQCHAAFLEANYDDDMLDKGGYPYYLKQRIRGGKGHLSNKQALGLFMTHRPPHMTHLLLSHLSKNNNDPKLVEDLFTNCADGINIIVASRHQETPVYYISSTVIQTEPLGQLGLGF
- a CDS encoding putative sulfate exporter family transporter; translation: MNTPHQLNNTGGLLLNINENARKIIFAVCIVLCLMPFMSPAVALLLGLVIAQCSGHPYLHVNHRATHILLQVSVVGLGFGMNVHSALQAGKEGILFTIASITGTLLFGTLMGKWLNIEKKTSFLIASGTAICGGSAIAAISPVIKAEEKQISVALGCVFILNSIALFIFPLIGNYLNLSQTQFGLWCAIAIHDTSSVVGAASKYGAHALEVATTVKLARALWIIPVAFLSTFLFRNRSKKVSVPYFIGLFILAMIANTYIPLIKVVSPFIINIAKAGLTLTLFLIGAGLSRRVLVSVGLKPLLQGVALWIAISGAALYAVMHLA
- a CDS encoding methyltransferase domain-containing protein, with translation MKDILGQAIHDHYHQSANHKLWINNQYGPKEEMPIDIYFRDEDDMPDIEWLAMNECRGTVLDIGAGAGSHALVLQQRGFDCTALDISPLACEVMKLRNVNKVIKGDIFVYDEHKYDTLLLLMNGIGLTGTLENLKVFLQHIKLLLNPGGQVLFDSSDIAYLYEDGLPENGYYGELLYQYQYNRQKTDWFPWLYVDEKTLEPIVNEAGFGMEVLLEDEFKQYLVRLTQK
- a CDS encoding M90 family metallopeptidase — encoded protein: MVPILVLIVIALAVFFFLNKKKVVNETPAAVLNYKSLLEQHIPYYRHLNITQKLLFEQKVVAFLANITIEGVGTTVNDEDRIMIAASAVIPIFGFSDWKYRNLTNVILYPDTFDNEFQFEGENRSILGMVGSGYMNGQMILSRAALTKGFSKSAGKENTAIHEFVHLLDKSDGATDGVPENLLVHEYVLPWLKMIHQEIHKIEAGRSDINPYAITNEAEFLAVVSEYFFQKPAELKHKHPELYKMLSTMFSQNLADNDIA
- a CDS encoding NADPH-dependent FMN reductase, producing the protein MDYKGKILAISGSLRSGSSNHHILRFLGGLVPTDISYFMYDRLADIPPFDPGLDHERPPEAVSELRSFMKNASGIVICTPEYAFGVPGQLKNMLDWMVSSSSLVDKPMALITASSVGSHAHAALQLTLGALSAKMIDNATLLIPFIRSKIDAEGNITDLETDRALRDVMKVFLEALSS
- a CDS encoding DUF92 domain-containing protein — its product is MWLSYGLLTLILIAGVAYSILANKLTVIAALTGAAVAILVFAGAGFTGLAMMTTFFILGSAATSVQSKVKQDLNAAEKGGRTAGQVLANAGTAALCGILIMLFPVHTYTLQLMMAASFASATADTLSSELGMVYGKRFFNIITLKPDVRGLDGVISMEGTLIGIMGSVIITAVYVIGIGWTANLIWIVVAGTLGNLADSVLGAVLERKGLINNNTVNFLNTLIAALFMLLFYFIL
- a CDS encoding pirin family protein — translated: MKKAITHILAGREKKITAEETVRQPLPHKDFRFANPFIVLHHMGPEVIEPGQTLRIHPHPHRGFSPYTIMLQGEGYHKDNAGNDEIIKAGGVQWMFAGKGIMHSEGPTPELLQKGGVQELIQLWINAPKSKKWDEPFYQSANADQLPKVFAGEGLDFNLASGEYGGKTGPIQNFTPVISIVGKMAAGKEVNFKATPGYWTLLYIIKGSVDVNGTTVTQFNLIVFEKDNDKISVKATEDSQVLFLSAEPINEPVSAKDNFVMNTPAEIEQALADYQNGVFGTLNY
- a CDS encoding HAMP domain-containing sensor histidine kinase, whose protein sequence is MIFNRYEWRLLLRVFLLLIVLTVTAFVIVNLGQLLYLVILLPLVAYSVVDMIRFQKKAQDEVNQFVESIHYRDFSRHFDVRKAPNELKPLRKGFNDINTTFKLISRERETQYHYLQKILELVDTGILSYEEETGETGWINEAFKTIIGIPYLKTVHSLEKREPSLYAELIKLKPGDSKIITVTRNQQQVKILVNASLMRSDDKLYKLIAFQNVNEALDETESKAWSKLLNVMTHEIMNSVAPISSLADTLKNRLQSPDIAESLPHSDLEDIELGIDTIKRRSEGLLKFTESYRSLNKITKLDLNKIMVRNIFENLNSLMTPTLEKKKIELEIILRDPALAIEADINLIEQVMINLLVNAIEAVKEREAPRITLTAEVQGGKTFVKVIDNGLGMPPELLDKIFIPFFSTRKTGSGIGLSLCKQIMLLHKGNIQVQSTEGKGSAFILSFV
- a CDS encoding YceH family protein, whose amino-acid sequence is MDSPQTLPVLDAEELRVLGTLMEKAKTTPDYYPMTLNGLVAACNQKTSRKPVVNYDDDTVINALNSLKRRGLTSTATGGSIRNVKYKHNFAIVFPVIPSEVALICLLILRGPQTPGELNTNSGRMYEFDSIEEVQEILDKLAGGETPYIVQLPKRPGQKEVRYAHLLGGTPEINDDDFADEPTSRSSTSALEIRLVKAEQEIAELKETVGRLMRELGVE